In the Actinomycetota bacterium genome, one interval contains:
- a CDS encoding PIN domain-containing protein, translating into MSHPEDLVAVLDANVLYPQWLRDVVLTLAVMGYFNPIWSDRIHGQMRRKVLSDHPDIDPQRFDDTTIAALRATFPDAWVDVPDDLVAEMDNGPEDRHVLAAPIAADAHLIVTANTSDFRSPRFVEACHVTVEDPATFLTTVLDDHPDLMSSMLWHLATSRRNVATINDVLEQFACNEALRPFVEHAPTTLL; encoded by the coding sequence GTGAGCCATCCCGAGGATCTCGTCGCCGTCCTCGATGCCAACGTCCTGTACCCGCAGTGGCTGCGCGACGTGGTGCTCACCCTCGCCGTGATGGGCTACTTCAACCCGATCTGGTCCGACCGGATCCATGGCCAGATGCGGCGCAAAGTCCTGTCCGACCATCCCGACATCGACCCACAGCGGTTCGACGACACAACGATCGCGGCCCTCCGCGCGACCTTCCCCGACGCCTGGGTCGACGTGCCGGATGATCTGGTCGCCGAGATGGACAACGGGCCCGAGGACCGCCACGTGCTCGCCGCCCCGATCGCGGCCGACGCGCACCTGATCGTGACCGCCAACACCAGCGACTTCCGATCGCCCCGCTTCGTCGAAGCCTGTCACGTCACCGTCGAGGACCCAGCGACGTTCCTGACCACGGTCCTCGACGACCACCCGGATCTCATGAGTTCCATGCTCTGGCACCTGGCGACCAGCCGCCGCAACGTCGCCACCATCAACGACGTCCTCGAGCAGTTCGCCTGCAACGAGGCACTCCGACCGTTCGTCGAGCACGCACCCACCACGCTGCTGTAG
- a CDS encoding alpha/beta hydrolase — protein sequence MDQVDVGGHRIAYQEKGSGWPLVLLHGWPLDSREWWRQLAGLSDEFRVVAWDAPGAGRSSDPPETARLPDWADWLAEFIEVLDLAPAHVAGLSFGGGLALELFRQHPEVVRSLILMSAYAGWGGSLPAEEVQNRLELTRRNTELPPAQWVPALIDTLLPEGSSAELADELATMLADFHPAATRTALHAFAEADLSDTLAEVDVPTLLLYGELDVRSPRQVWEPIHGGIGHSRLVVIPGVGHMVDMQAAQRCNAEIRAFVQHLES from the coding sequence ATGGATCAGGTGGACGTTGGTGGTCACCGGATCGCGTACCAGGAGAAGGGCTCGGGGTGGCCGCTTGTTCTTCTGCACGGCTGGCCGCTTGACAGCCGAGAGTGGTGGCGGCAGCTCGCTGGGCTGTCGGACGAGTTCAGGGTTGTGGCGTGGGATGCGCCGGGAGCAGGCCGATCATCCGATCCACCCGAGACCGCCCGGCTGCCGGACTGGGCCGACTGGCTTGCCGAGTTCATCGAGGTCCTTGATCTTGCCCCTGCACACGTGGCTGGGCTCTCGTTTGGCGGTGGTCTCGCGCTCGAGTTGTTCCGCCAGCATCCCGAGGTCGTCCGCTCTCTCATTCTCATGTCGGCATACGCGGGCTGGGGCGGCTCCCTTCCCGCCGAGGAGGTCCAGAACCGGCTCGAGCTGACGCGGCGCAACACCGAGTTGCCGCCGGCGCAGTGGGTCCCCGCCTTGATCGACACGCTACTTCCCGAGGGATCGAGTGCAGAGCTGGCCGACGAGCTCGCGACGATGCTTGCCGACTTTCATCCGGCTGCGACGAGGACCGCGCTTCATGCCTTTGCCGAGGCCGACCTGAGCGACACGCTCGCCGAGGTCGACGTCCCGACCCTGCTTCTGTACGGCGAGCTAGACGTGCGGTCTCCCCGGCAGGTGTGGGAGCCCATACACGGCGGAATCGGGCACTCCAGGCTCGTGGTCATCCCCGGGGTCGGCCACATGGTGGACATGCAGGCAGCTCAGCGCTGCAACGCTGAGATCCGCGCCTTCGTGCAACACCTCGAAAGCTAA
- a CDS encoding relaxase domain-containing protein, which yields MLNIGRMAPGGEDYYLATVADGVEEYYLGRGELPGRWLGAGASALGLAGEVAAEQLHAVLGGRDPDGDEPVLAQRQRKVPGFDLTFRAPKSVSLLYGLGEHDVSEEVRRAHDAAVEAALGYLEREAIWTRRGRGGAVRVPTTGAVAAAFMHRTSRAGDPLLHTHVLVANLGQTADDGVWRTLDSRRLYAHAKTAGFLYQAHLRDELTRRLGVAWEPVTNGTADIRGVRRDVIEAFSQRRAEILAHMQQRGESSARAAQVATLETRPTKPEFDDPVTLRERWRRRAIDLGFDPHRLADVLHRPDLRPVGDDLLAAAAEELLGPDGLTERASTFSRRDAVQAWCERLTAGMPAAQVERLADALLDEDAGGVVALDRAGGRVQTLSSRDVIRRPDGTVVAAVPDDRRYSTPELLALEARTVRAAIERADAAAATVGHDIVDRMLTDRPSISDEQAEMVRRLTGSGAGVEVVVGKAGAGKTYALDAARAAWQAAGYRVTGTALAARAALELEAGAGIDSYTIDRLLADVAHPEYGGLAPESVVVVDEAGMVGTRKLARLLDAAAAAEAKVVLVGDPHQLPEIDAGGLLRGLANRLPVIELTENRRQVEPWERDALDELRHGDPAVGFGAYLDRGRVHVGETADDVREQLVGDWWHARTEAGIDGVMVAARRSDVDDLNARARERMAAAGELTRPELVAGDRSFQGGDRVVCLRNDRRLGVVNGTRGDVVAVDPESRSLTMRRDDTSGLVRLPADYLDACHVDHAYAITGHKAQGLTSEATWVLGSEAMYREWGYVALSRGKQSNRLYVVAGDELHASAHEATLDKSRDPVRQLVADLRRSRAQHLAIDQTSDDLAELSDEQLRVDCQRLRTSVLEAVRYRTDKERARLETRRGQLERQTRALTEQLQTLIPKRPRSGRSRAAHDQEVERTQAALDLAQRQMDDVTSQLDGLPEQTASALHDVAGAFDRVDRELDRRVGERVQAVAFDPPTHVLAAVGPRPGSPRERYRWTEAVSAIESYRATWGVDDDRTALGERPRDLSRRREHDAVAALLTETRQEPLRDLDDPASVRDLPAIERA from the coding sequence ATGCTGAACATCGGCCGGATGGCTCCCGGAGGCGAGGACTACTACCTCGCCACGGTCGCCGACGGCGTCGAGGAGTACTACCTCGGCCGGGGCGAACTCCCCGGCCGATGGCTCGGCGCCGGCGCAAGCGCGCTCGGCCTGGCCGGCGAGGTCGCAGCCGAACAGCTCCACGCGGTCCTCGGCGGCCGCGACCCGGACGGCGACGAACCAGTCCTCGCACAGCGCCAGCGCAAGGTGCCGGGGTTCGACCTGACCTTCCGCGCACCCAAGTCCGTCTCGCTCCTCTACGGCCTCGGAGAGCACGACGTCTCCGAGGAGGTCCGCCGCGCCCACGACGCCGCGGTCGAAGCGGCGCTGGGCTACCTCGAACGCGAGGCGATCTGGACCCGGCGGGGGCGCGGCGGTGCCGTGCGGGTGCCGACGACCGGAGCGGTCGCGGCGGCCTTCATGCACCGCACCTCGAGAGCCGGGGACCCCCTGCTCCACACCCACGTCCTGGTCGCCAACCTCGGCCAGACCGCAGACGACGGCGTGTGGCGGACGCTCGACTCACGGCGCCTGTACGCCCACGCCAAGACGGCCGGCTTCCTCTACCAGGCTCACCTCCGCGACGAGCTGACCCGTCGGCTCGGCGTCGCCTGGGAGCCAGTCACCAACGGAACGGCCGACATCCGCGGTGTCCGGCGCGACGTCATCGAGGCCTTCTCGCAACGGCGCGCCGAGATCCTCGCGCATATGCAGCAGCGGGGCGAGAGCTCCGCCCGTGCGGCGCAGGTGGCGACGCTCGAGACCCGCCCAACGAAGCCGGAGTTCGACGACCCGGTGACGCTGCGGGAGCGCTGGCGGCGACGAGCCATCGACCTCGGCTTCGACCCGCATCGCCTGGCCGACGTGCTGCACCGGCCCGACCTCCGCCCCGTCGGCGACGACCTGCTCGCGGCGGCCGCGGAGGAACTGCTCGGCCCCGACGGGCTCACCGAACGTGCCTCGACGTTCAGCCGGCGCGACGCCGTGCAGGCCTGGTGCGAACGGCTCACCGCCGGCATGCCCGCGGCCCAGGTCGAGCGCCTCGCCGATGCCCTGCTCGACGAAGACGCGGGCGGCGTGGTCGCCCTCGACCGAGCCGGCGGCCGCGTGCAGACGCTCTCCTCGCGAGACGTCATCCGCCGTCCCGACGGCACCGTCGTGGCGGCCGTCCCCGACGACAGGCGCTACTCGACACCCGAGTTGCTCGCTCTCGAAGCGCGCACCGTGCGAGCGGCCATCGAGCGCGCGGACGCGGCCGCCGCGACGGTCGGCCACGACATCGTCGACCGGATGCTCACCGACCGCCCGTCGATCAGCGACGAACAGGCCGAGATGGTCCGTCGGCTGACCGGCTCGGGCGCCGGCGTCGAGGTCGTCGTCGGCAAGGCGGGCGCCGGCAAGACCTACGCGCTGGACGCCGCCCGCGCCGCCTGGCAGGCCGCTGGCTACCGCGTCACCGGCACCGCGCTCGCCGCCCGCGCGGCGCTGGAGCTCGAAGCCGGCGCCGGGATCGACAGCTACACGATCGACCGGCTCCTGGCCGACGTCGCGCACCCGGAGTACGGCGGCCTGGCTCCCGAGTCGGTCGTCGTGGTGGACGAGGCGGGGATGGTCGGCACCCGCAAGCTGGCCCGCCTTCTCGACGCCGCGGCAGCCGCGGAAGCGAAGGTCGTGCTGGTCGGCGACCCACACCAGCTGCCGGAGATCGACGCCGGCGGTCTGCTCCGTGGCCTGGCGAACCGCCTGCCGGTCATCGAGCTGACCGAGAACCGCCGCCAGGTCGAGCCGTGGGAGCGCGACGCCCTCGACGAGCTGCGCCACGGCGACCCCGCCGTCGGGTTCGGGGCGTACCTCGACCGAGGACGGGTCCACGTCGGCGAGACCGCCGACGACGTCCGCGAGCAGCTCGTCGGCGACTGGTGGCATGCCCGGACCGAGGCCGGCATCGACGGCGTGATGGTCGCTGCCCGCCGGAGCGACGTCGACGACCTCAACGCCCGGGCCCGCGAGCGGATGGCCGCTGCCGGCGAGCTGACCCGTCCCGAGCTGGTCGCGGGTGACCGCAGCTTCCAGGGGGGAGACCGCGTCGTCTGCCTTCGCAACGACCGCCGCCTCGGCGTCGTCAACGGCACCCGCGGCGACGTCGTCGCTGTCGACCCGGAGTCGCGGTCGCTGACCATGCGCCGCGACGACACGAGCGGTCTTGTGCGGCTGCCGGCCGACTACCTCGACGCCTGCCACGTCGACCACGCATATGCCATCACCGGTCACAAGGCGCAGGGCCTGACGAGCGAGGCGACGTGGGTCCTCGGCTCCGAGGCGATGTACCGCGAGTGGGGTTACGTGGCCCTGTCCCGCGGCAAGCAGTCGAACCGTCTGTACGTCGTCGCGGGCGACGAGCTCCATGCATCCGCCCATGAGGCCACACTCGACAAGTCCAGGGATCCGGTCCGGCAGCTCGTCGCTGACCTGCGCCGGTCGCGCGCCCAGCACCTCGCCATCGATCAGACATCGGATGATCTCGCCGAACTGAGCGACGAGCAGCTCCGCGTCGATTGCCAGCGACTGCGGACCAGTGTCCTCGAAGCCGTCCGCTACCGCACTGACAAAGAGCGCGCACGGCTCGAGACCCGACGCGGCCAGCTCGAGCGGCAGACGCGAGCGCTCACCGAGCAGCTCCAGACGCTGATCCCCAAGCGACCCCGGTCAGGTCGAAGCCGAGCCGCGCACGACCAGGAGGTCGAGCGGACCCAGGCGGCTCTCGACCTGGCTCAGCGTCAGATGGATGACGTCACGAGCCAACTGGACGGGCTGCCAGAGCAGACGGCCTCGGCCCTTCACGACGTTGCAGGTGCGTTCGACCGCGTCGACCGCGAGTTGGACCGGCGTGTCGGCGAGCGCGTCCAAGCGGTCGCGTTCGACCCACCGACCCACGTCCTCGCGGCGGTCGGACCACGTCCGGGCTCGCCACGCGAGCGGTACCGCTGGACCGAGGCCGTCTCCGCCATCGAGAGCTACCGCGCGACGTGGGGCGTCGACGACGACCGCACCGCCCTCGGCGAGCGCCCTCGCGACCTCTCCCGGCGCCGTGAGCACGACGCCGTCGCGGCCCTCCTCACCGAGACGCGCCAAGAGCCGCTGCGCGACCTCGACGACCCCGCATCCGTCCGTGACCTGCCCGCGATCGAGCGGGCCTGA
- a CDS encoding helix-turn-helix domain-containing protein has protein sequence MAPQPASRESSESIQARDVVAFGQEIGRVLSDGRIVGRAEPFAKVFASSRAVKRAVGVTAWAILEDIALDASLDAEGRLVAETNVRRIADNLGLSKNTVTKHLGKLREHGFVLHEEQRDDGSGRYETSRYVLDPSACLERFTHAPKGGEEGSAEPRPKNWDTGPDREPRPKKWDTVAVSQGTGHRDLGQKNKKVVVREDQQPQPAADSPLVDRLISVGVAADRAQSLVAEHPEQQVADALDAVEVCDVRSRAGWVVTAIRHGWDVSEAADKRRKQRAVRRLRAQEGALRRLAQEREDERRRRAAAWEAAVSAALDDAELTGALCDVTTPVGALGRRSAPMAVSQLVAWAVACHVADPAAPLAHLLPEALAASVEDTGRPAVSGASRDVPQRPNDRDLPDPPTPARHAAPLHERVARLLPAIDHDLPIPTTKEEHP, from the coding sequence ATGGCGCCGCAGCCGGCCAGCAGGGAGTCGTCCGAGAGCATCCAGGCGCGGGACGTCGTCGCCTTCGGTCAGGAGATTGGCCGCGTCCTGTCCGACGGCCGGATCGTCGGTCGCGCCGAGCCGTTCGCGAAGGTGTTCGCGTCGAGCCGCGCGGTCAAGCGCGCCGTCGGTGTCACGGCCTGGGCGATCCTCGAGGACATCGCACTCGACGCGTCGCTCGACGCCGAGGGGCGCCTGGTCGCCGAGACCAACGTCCGCCGCATCGCGGACAACCTCGGGCTGTCCAAGAACACCGTCACCAAGCACCTCGGGAAGCTCCGCGAGCACGGCTTTGTGCTCCACGAGGAGCAGCGCGACGACGGCTCGGGGCGCTATGAGACGTCCCGGTACGTCCTGGATCCCTCCGCCTGTCTGGAGCGGTTCACCCACGCGCCGAAAGGCGGCGAGGAGGGCTCCGCCGAGCCGCGTCCCAAGAACTGGGACACGGGCCCCGATCGTGAGCCGCGTCCCAAGAAGTGGGACACGGTCGCCGTGTCCCAAGGCACGGGACACCGCGATCTGGGACAGAAGAACAAGAAGGTTGTTGTTCGGGAAGATCAACAACCACAGCCGGCGGCCGACTCGCCGCTGGTCGACCGGCTGATCTCGGTCGGCGTCGCCGCCGACCGCGCCCAGTCGCTTGTCGCCGAGCATCCCGAGCAGCAGGTCGCCGACGCGCTTGACGCGGTCGAGGTCTGCGATGTCCGCAGCCGCGCCGGCTGGGTGGTGACCGCGATCCGCCACGGATGGGATGTCTCCGAGGCCGCCGACAAGCGGCGCAAGCAGCGGGCCGTCCGGCGCCTCCGGGCTCAGGAGGGGGCCCTCCGGCGCCTGGCCCAGGAGCGCGAGGACGAACGGCGGCGACGGGCCGCGGCCTGGGAGGCGGCCGTCTCGGCCGCCCTCGACGACGCGGAACTGACGGGCGCGCTGTGCGACGTCACGACGCCTGTGGGCGCGCTCGGCCGCCGGTCGGCCCCGATGGCGGTGAGCCAGCTCGTCGCGTGGGCGGTGGCCTGCCACGTCGCGGATCCGGCCGCACCGCTGGCCCACCTGCTCCCAGAGGCCCTCGCGGCGTCGGTGGAGGACACCGGACGTCCTGCCGTCTCCGGCGCGTCCCGGGACGTCCCACAACGTCCCAACGACCGCGACCTCCCCGACCCGCCAACTCCCGCACGGCACGCCGCGCCGCTGCACGAGCGAGTCGCCCGACTGCTGCCGGCGATCGACCACGACCTCCCCATCCCGACCACCAAGGAGGAGCACCCATGA
- a CDS encoding AAA family ATPase, producing MDGELIELFSTRRRAISQRLAEMADAYRDRYGIDPPAAVLSSMAQHATLITRPAKRDIDAAAALDSWEQAAREQGRALADLPRRVLGRRPASPDTGTAPADDTSVAAVLDRLAASGRATFTRHDLLRAALDVLPPEERRPEALRGEAERLAERAIASTELLTVTAPDPIGVPDALRRRDGTSVYEQPQRQRWTLRTTLDQERWLLDVAAEPTRRSVPERALEEAIMAHDLSDDQAGAVRELLADDRRVGLLIGPAGAGKTRTLRAVVDAWAQTHGSVIGLTVSQAAANVLAAEAEVRAENTTKWLYEMRRGRWHLPSGALVLIDEASMVATSDLVDLVEQARRAGGKVLLVGDPAQLAAIHIGGAFDLLAERHGATRLREVRRFAQPWERDASLLLRRRDPAALAEYAMRDRIHAGTDRDIEMQLFDAWRADALSTGTDGRRRSVLMIVATNEQAAVVSERARHALLAAGTVSDGPTAQLRDNAASVADHIVTRRNDRRLRTSNGGWVVNGDVWTVLTVHPDGALDARRHSDGSTITLTADYLAHHAHLAYATTAHRAQGMTVDVCHAAITADASHEQLYVAATRGRTANHLWVITDSDRDVVRDPDDLPAAEHVLARVLERRDPDRLSTHQTIADSLREMGSLARLGAIFEDAARTATDQLLRQQLSRHGLADAAGGPQWRTLVARVRQAALAGYDVAALVDEAIHLRAMDDADSTAAVIHWRIGVLTDNTTPLRHRGPLASLPPTEGPAIEVARQTGELIRRRWRDLRTALAVTTQALPWAEALGPRPIEPDEASAWLTAATAITAYRERYELPEHTDMLEERPPASRADARAAWDHARLQADRYLSRRLRDLDDDQLTKLDARMAAAIEARPVFDPSELEAARRDLSAIERLSAMPAGTAISDQRRRLRRRVETLEHARLSHADWRRRAHEAAATRRRVELERRQRSTSRRPLHRTA from the coding sequence GTGGACGGTGAACTCATCGAGCTGTTCTCGACCCGACGCCGCGCGATCTCGCAACGGCTGGCAGAGATGGCCGACGCCTACCGCGACCGCTACGGCATCGACCCGCCGGCGGCCGTGCTGTCATCTATGGCGCAGCATGCCACGCTGATCACCCGGCCGGCCAAGCGCGACATCGACGCGGCCGCCGCGCTCGACAGCTGGGAGCAGGCCGCCCGCGAACAGGGTCGAGCACTGGCTGACCTGCCACGACGCGTCCTCGGACGCCGACCAGCATCACCGGACACCGGCACCGCACCGGCCGATGACACCTCGGTGGCGGCCGTGCTGGACCGGCTGGCGGCCAGCGGCCGAGCGACGTTCACCCGCCACGACCTGCTGCGCGCGGCACTGGACGTGCTCCCACCCGAGGAAAGGCGACCGGAAGCGTTGCGCGGCGAGGCGGAACGGCTCGCCGAACGGGCCATCGCGTCAACCGAACTGCTCACGGTCACCGCGCCAGACCCGATCGGCGTGCCTGACGCGCTGCGCCGCCGGGATGGCACCAGCGTCTACGAGCAGCCGCAACGCCAGCGCTGGACGTTGCGAACGACTCTGGATCAGGAACGGTGGCTCCTCGACGTCGCGGCCGAGCCGACCCGTCGGAGCGTGCCGGAGCGTGCGCTGGAGGAGGCGATCATGGCGCATGACCTCAGCGACGACCAGGCCGGGGCGGTCCGCGAGCTCCTAGCCGATGATCGCCGGGTCGGGCTGCTGATCGGGCCCGCCGGGGCGGGCAAGACCCGCACCCTGCGAGCCGTCGTCGATGCGTGGGCCCAGACCCACGGTTCCGTGATCGGGCTGACGGTGTCGCAGGCGGCAGCCAACGTCCTCGCGGCGGAAGCCGAGGTCCGGGCGGAGAACACCACGAAGTGGCTCTACGAGATGCGACGCGGCCGCTGGCACCTGCCGTCCGGTGCGCTGGTGCTGATTGATGAGGCCTCGATGGTGGCCACGTCGGACCTCGTCGACCTCGTCGAGCAGGCCCGACGTGCCGGTGGGAAGGTGCTGCTGGTCGGCGATCCGGCACAGCTGGCGGCCATCCACATCGGTGGGGCGTTCGACCTGCTCGCCGAACGGCACGGCGCCACTCGGCTGCGGGAAGTGCGCCGCTTCGCGCAGCCGTGGGAACGCGACGCCAGCCTCCTGCTGCGCCGCCGTGACCCCGCAGCGCTGGCCGAGTACGCGATGCGGGACCGCATCCACGCCGGCACCGACCGCGACATCGAGATGCAACTGTTCGACGCCTGGCGCGCCGACGCGCTGTCCACCGGCACGGACGGTCGGCGTCGCAGCGTGCTGATGATCGTGGCGACCAACGAGCAAGCCGCCGTGGTCTCGGAGCGGGCCCGGCACGCGCTACTCGCCGCCGGCACGGTCAGCGACGGCCCCACAGCGCAGCTGCGCGACAACGCCGCATCCGTCGCCGACCACATCGTCACCCGCCGAAACGACCGCCGGCTGCGCACCTCCAACGGTGGATGGGTCGTCAACGGCGACGTCTGGACCGTCCTGACCGTCCACCCCGATGGTGCCCTCGACGCCCGCCGGCACAGCGACGGCTCGACCATCACCCTGACCGCCGACTACCTCGCCCACCACGCCCACCTGGCCTACGCGACCACCGCGCACCGGGCACAGGGCATGACCGTGGACGTCTGCCACGCCGCGATCACCGCCGACGCCAGCCACGAGCAGCTCTACGTCGCCGCCACCCGCGGCCGCACCGCCAACCACCTGTGGGTTATCACCGACTCCGACCGGGACGTCGTGCGCGACCCTGACGATCTGCCCGCTGCCGAACACGTCCTGGCGCGCGTGCTTGAACGTCGCGACCCCGACCGGCTGTCGACCCACCAGACGATCGCCGACTCGCTGCGGGAGATGGGATCGCTCGCGCGACTCGGCGCCATCTTCGAGGACGCCGCACGCACCGCCACCGACCAGTTGCTCCGCCAGCAGCTGAGCCGCCACGGACTAGCCGACGCTGCTGGGGGCCCGCAGTGGCGCACGCTGGTCGCCCGTGTGCGCCAGGCCGCGCTGGCCGGCTACGACGTTGCGGCACTGGTCGACGAGGCCATCCACCTACGTGCCATGGACGACGCTGACTCCACCGCCGCGGTCATCCACTGGCGGATCGGCGTGCTGACCGACAACACCACTCCCCTCAGGCACCGGGGACCACTCGCGTCGCTGCCGCCCACGGAGGGACCGGCCATCGAGGTCGCCCGACAGACCGGTGAGCTGATACGCCGGCGCTGGCGTGACCTGCGGACTGCGCTCGCCGTAACCACTCAGGCGCTCCCGTGGGCCGAGGCGCTCGGCCCACGCCCAATCGAACCTGACGAGGCTTCCGCTTGGCTCACCGCAGCCACGGCCATTACCGCTTACCGGGAACGCTACGAGCTGCCCGAGCACACCGACATGCTTGAGGAGCGGCCTCCCGCGAGCCGAGCTGATGCCCGCGCCGCCTGGGATCACGCGCGCCTACAAGCCGACCGCTACCTCTCGCGACGGCTCCGCGACCTCGACGACGACCAGCTCACAAAGCTCGATGCGCGGATGGCGGCCGCCATCGAAGCACGGCCGGTGTTCGACCCGTCGGAGCTTGAGGCGGCCCGAAGAGACCTGAGCGCCATCGAACGACTTTCCGCCATGCCAGCAGGGACGGCCATCTCCGACCAGCGACGGCGCCTTCGTCGCCGGGTCGAAACGCTCGAACATGCACGCCTCTCACATGCCGACTGGCGGCGACGGGCACATGAGGCGGCCGCCACCCGGCGCCGCGTCGAACTAGAACGGCGGCAACGTTCGACCAGCCGCCGGCCTCTCCATCGGACCGCCTGA
- a CDS encoding M48 family metallopeptidase: MSTELSTITVSDLTVHVIHKPIKNLHVAVYPPDGLIRVSAPEHMDDDAVRLAVVDRLTWIREQRDELLAQPRQSVREMVTGESHYVWGRRYRLRVVTDGKASGVEIADRGTLVLTVPDGADRDERANILDEWRRRELKDALPALVTKWEEQLDVARVEWRVRRMRTRWGTCNPEARRIWLNLQLAQKPRPCLEYVILHEMLHLVEPGHTDRFERLLSEAMPDWRRRRSELSRLPLSDDGEWPPHDVPDRVVHSSPDGELAPPGE; encoded by the coding sequence ATGAGTACTGAGCTGTCGACCATCACGGTGAGCGACCTCACCGTGCACGTGATCCACAAGCCGATCAAGAACCTGCACGTCGCCGTCTACCCACCGGACGGTCTAATTCGCGTTTCTGCACCCGAGCACATGGACGACGACGCGGTGCGGCTGGCAGTCGTGGATCGGTTGACGTGGATCCGAGAGCAGCGCGACGAGCTACTCGCCCAGCCCCGCCAATCCGTTCGAGAGATGGTAACAGGCGAGAGTCACTATGTATGGGGGAGGCGATACCGGCTGCGGGTTGTCACCGATGGGAAGGCGTCGGGGGTCGAGATCGCCGATCGGGGGACCTTGGTCTTGACGGTCCCGGATGGAGCAGACCGCGACGAGCGCGCCAACATTCTGGACGAGTGGCGGCGTCGAGAGTTGAAGGACGCTCTGCCAGCTCTGGTCACCAAGTGGGAAGAGCAGCTGGACGTTGCGCGGGTCGAATGGCGCGTCCGTCGCATGCGGACGAGGTGGGGGACCTGCAACCCGGAGGCCAGGAGAATCTGGCTAAACCTGCAGCTTGCGCAGAAGCCCCGTCCGTGCCTCGAGTACGTGATCCTTCACGAGATGCTGCACTTGGTGGAGCCAGGTCACACCGATCGCTTCGAACGGCTCTTGAGCGAAGCCATGCCTGACTGGCGACGACGCCGATCTGAACTCAGCCGCTTACCTCTCTCCGATGATGGTGAGTGGCCTCCGCACGACGTGCCTGATCGAGTTGTCCACAGCTCTCCAGATGGTGAACTGGCTCCGCCCGGCGAGTAG